Proteins from a single region of Hyalangium gracile:
- a CDS encoding ParA family protein has product MEAPTYTAKQVAEMLGVSSKELFEALKKDDYTPDDLWELRATLQKYPEVISHRRQLFLNFKGGTGKTSLSTSYAWRLAELGYAVLLVDLDSQGHATKCLGYEGEDFPKTLQDVLVRKAPMTQVIQKSSLPNLDFVPSNLSMSTVDLALMPMAGREFKLRNALKEVQPQYDVIVFDAPPSFGLLNLNALMAANDLFVPVLADFLSFHGLKLLFETVQSLEEDLQHVLDHVFIVVNSFNATFKLAKEALEALQTHYPEYLLPTIIRQCTKFAQASSEGRPVFVADPTSKGATDIQALINHVLPLMVAAQTKGGTQATKAG; this is encoded by the coding sequence ATGGAAGCTCCGACCTACACCGCCAAGCAGGTAGCCGAGATGCTCGGCGTGTCTTCGAAGGAGCTCTTCGAGGCGCTGAAGAAGGACGACTACACCCCGGATGACCTGTGGGAGCTGCGCGCCACGCTCCAGAAGTACCCGGAGGTCATCAGCCATCGCCGCCAGCTGTTCCTCAACTTCAAGGGCGGCACGGGCAAGACGTCCCTGTCCACCTCCTACGCGTGGCGGCTGGCCGAGCTGGGCTACGCGGTGCTGCTGGTGGACCTGGACAGCCAGGGCCACGCCACCAAGTGCCTGGGCTACGAGGGCGAGGACTTCCCGAAGACGCTCCAGGACGTGCTGGTGCGCAAGGCGCCGATGACCCAGGTCATCCAGAAGTCCAGCCTGCCCAACCTGGACTTCGTGCCGTCCAACCTGAGCATGTCCACGGTGGACCTGGCGCTGATGCCCATGGCGGGCCGCGAGTTCAAGCTGCGCAATGCGCTCAAGGAAGTACAGCCCCAGTACGACGTCATCGTCTTTGATGCGCCGCCATCCTTCGGACTGCTCAACCTCAACGCGCTGATGGCGGCCAACGACCTGTTCGTCCCGGTGCTCGCCGACTTCCTGTCCTTCCACGGGCTGAAGCTGCTCTTCGAGACGGTGCAGAGCCTGGAGGAGGACCTGCAGCACGTGCTGGACCACGTGTTCATCGTGGTGAACTCCTTCAACGCCACCTTCAAGCTGGCGAAGGAGGCGCTCGAGGCGCTGCAGACGCACTACCCCGAGTACCTGCTGCCCACCATCATCCGGCAGTGCACCAAGTTCGCGCAGGCCTCCAGCGAAGGCCGCCCCGTCTTCGTCGCCGACCCGACCTCCAAGGGCGCCACGGACATCCAGGCGCTCATCAACCACGTCCTGCCGCTCATGGTCGCCGCTCAGACCAAGGGCGGCACCCAGGCCACGAAGGCCGGCTGA
- a CDS encoding HEAT repeat domain-containing protein, translating into MSDERPDALLKSALEKIVYFEARAEQLHHELEAARQETERLKRELSETGQREIVLRRELAELEVRFNRSQAERDELARVNLALRDERTQLMGKLLDASRIRTADQVRDDADGDDLGIDLASFISQLRSEVLNRPGAAPTAVEAPAAARATAVPVAAKQSSERPPPPVPDEDEPLFPTQSPAFAVAMAVAPKVASVVAASPVVQQAKRLFHEGRLGVSPQQLAELSGHVGPSGSADETLFGFSVRELSAGDPSARIRAAERLKALAQPAAAPALATALHAETEPSVQVALIQAFAGLCREQGASVVSPLLASPVAEVRIAALKALLSLAPDDAAPHLAQAMKDQDRAVRRRASLLALGLEGEAARRLGEEAIQDADPEVRSLAALALGAANGEGARTLLLDALLDSEFRVRKAAAQSLSRILGHDVSAVVGMDEPQRRREVRRLAALPTQPVRASLAPPPPPRRAPVEAMSEAPAVSRSPAPAVAAKAVAPAQAVAPVQAASAPVASSGPAQPAPAPAVTLARSVPASAPERSGSARAALAAMGARPASVAPPASEPSVPAARPGPSPVEALCASLMTDIRAAIRGRSLGELTAALSAPVELAQEALTLLLARGAVIRRGHKYFAA; encoded by the coding sequence GTGAGTGATGAGCGTCCGGACGCGCTGCTCAAGAGCGCACTCGAAAAGATCGTCTACTTCGAGGCCCGTGCGGAGCAGCTCCACCATGAGCTGGAGGCCGCCCGGCAGGAGACCGAGCGGCTCAAGCGCGAGCTGTCCGAGACGGGACAGCGAGAGATCGTCCTGCGGCGGGAGCTGGCGGAGCTGGAGGTGCGCTTCAACCGCTCGCAGGCCGAGCGCGACGAGCTGGCGCGCGTCAACCTGGCGCTGCGAGACGAGCGCACCCAGCTGATGGGCAAGCTGCTCGACGCCAGCCGCATCCGCACCGCCGACCAGGTGCGCGACGACGCGGACGGCGACGACCTGGGCATCGACCTGGCGTCCTTCATCTCTCAGCTGCGCAGCGAGGTGCTGAACCGTCCGGGGGCGGCGCCCACGGCCGTGGAGGCCCCCGCGGCGGCGCGGGCCACGGCGGTGCCGGTGGCCGCGAAGCAGAGCTCGGAGCGTCCGCCTCCGCCGGTGCCGGACGAGGACGAGCCGCTGTTCCCCACGCAGTCGCCCGCGTTCGCGGTGGCCATGGCGGTGGCGCCCAAGGTGGCCTCGGTGGTGGCCGCGTCTCCCGTGGTGCAGCAGGCGAAGCGGCTCTTCCACGAGGGCCGGCTCGGCGTGAGCCCACAGCAGCTCGCGGAGCTGTCCGGGCACGTGGGGCCCTCGGGCAGCGCGGACGAGACGCTGTTCGGCTTCTCCGTGCGAGAGCTGTCCGCGGGCGATCCTTCCGCGCGCATCCGCGCCGCCGAGCGCCTCAAGGCCCTGGCCCAGCCGGCCGCCGCGCCCGCGCTGGCCACCGCGCTGCACGCGGAGACGGAGCCGTCCGTCCAGGTGGCGCTCATCCAGGCCTTCGCGGGGCTGTGCCGGGAGCAGGGCGCGTCGGTCGTCTCTCCGCTGCTGGCCTCGCCGGTGGCCGAGGTCCGCATCGCCGCGCTCAAGGCGCTGCTCTCGCTGGCGCCCGATGACGCCGCGCCGCACCTGGCGCAGGCGATGAAGGACCAGGACCGTGCCGTGCGCCGGCGTGCGTCGCTGCTGGCGCTGGGGCTGGAGGGCGAGGCGGCGCGACGGCTCGGCGAGGAGGCCATCCAGGACGCGGACCCCGAGGTGCGCAGCCTGGCAGCGCTGGCGCTGGGCGCCGCCAATGGAGAGGGCGCTCGGACGCTGCTGCTCGATGCGCTGCTGGACAGCGAGTTCCGCGTGCGCAAGGCCGCCGCGCAGAGCCTGTCGCGCATCCTCGGCCACGACGTCTCCGCGGTGGTGGGGATGGATGAGCCGCAGCGTCGGCGGGAAGTCCGGCGGCTGGCGGCGCTGCCCACGCAGCCCGTGCGAGCCTCGCTGGCGCCACCGCCGCCTCCGCGCCGCGCTCCCGTGGAGGCCATGTCCGAGGCTCCCGCCGTGAGTCGCTCGCCGGCTCCGGCCGTGGCGGCGAAGGCGGTGGCTCCGGCGCAGGCCGTGGCTCCCGTGCAGGCGGCCTCCGCTCCGGTGGCCTCGAGCGGACCGGCGCAGCCGGCTCCCGCCCCGGCCGTCACGCTCGCGCGGTCCGTTCCGGCCTCCGCGCCCGAGCGCTCGGGTTCCGCTCGCGCGGCGCTGGCGGCGATGGGGGCCCGGCCCGCGTCCGTGGCGCCGCCCGCGTCCGAGCCGAGCGTCCCCGCGGCGCGTCCCGGCCCGTCGCCCGTGGAGGCGCTCTGCGCGTCGCTGATGACGGACATCCGCGCGGCCATCCGGGGTCGCTCGCTCGGAGAGCTGACGGCCGCGCTCTCCGCTCCGGTGGAGCTGGCCCAGGAGGCGCTGACGCTCCTGCTTGCCCGGGGGGCTGTGATACGGCGGGGGCACAAATACTTCGCGGCCTGA
- a CDS encoding helix-turn-helix domain-containing protein: MEQRLAGIIGASVRAARQRLDLTQADVAERVGIATEVYGRLERGHMLPSVKTLRRLCLVLNCSSDVLLGVASAEKPVAVAEDPPEYGERPEVRRVLRTLRRLEPAQLRLISQVAGAIHR, encoded by the coding sequence ATGGAACAGCGACTGGCAGGCATCATTGGAGCGTCCGTGCGAGCGGCACGGCAACGCTTGGATCTCACCCAGGCCGACGTAGCTGAGCGCGTCGGCATCGCCACGGAAGTGTACGGACGGCTCGAGCGCGGCCACATGCTGCCCAGCGTGAAGACGCTGCGGCGCTTGTGCCTGGTGCTCAACTGCTCCTCGGACGTGTTGCTCGGAGTCGCCTCGGCGGAGAAGCCGGTGGCGGTGGCCGAGGATCCGCCCGAGTACGGCGAGCGTCCCGAGGTGCGGCGCGTGCTGCGCACGCTGCGGCGGCTCGAGCCGGCTCAGCTGCGGTTGATCAGCCAGGTGGCCGGCGCCATCCACCGCTGA
- a CDS encoding fatty acid desaturase family protein, whose protein sequence is MPSLAVHALWWGWFPAFVWSWGHLTWTGRLGMLVAGWAVLFWNYAVLHNHMHVPIAKPSALKWVVSRTLGLACGFPYRGYYLFHFNHHKYNDGPGDWGQRHVGEGAAHYVLRNTLTQWFWPWELVGNVWRATKTRTQRLELVLDFVLVDGTLLGLVFWEPALGLSFWGMLLVGQMSIFWLNLAAHFESDSTRRDSLGVTSTSKFYNFFFFNAGYHQAHHFWPQVPWQQLPSATRELAASARVRPTLQTSLSPINPLFVARVIRSYSAEPCDRQTESTITSGTPSAVT, encoded by the coding sequence TTGCCGAGCCTCGCGGTACACGCGCTGTGGTGGGGCTGGTTCCCCGCCTTCGTGTGGAGCTGGGGCCACCTGACGTGGACAGGGCGGCTGGGGATGCTGGTGGCAGGCTGGGCGGTGCTGTTCTGGAACTACGCCGTCCTGCACAACCACATGCACGTGCCCATCGCGAAGCCCTCCGCGCTCAAGTGGGTGGTGTCGCGGACGCTGGGGCTGGCGTGTGGCTTCCCCTACCGGGGCTACTACCTGTTCCACTTCAACCACCACAAGTACAACGACGGCCCGGGGGACTGGGGGCAGCGCCACGTGGGCGAGGGCGCGGCGCACTACGTGCTGCGCAACACGCTGACGCAGTGGTTCTGGCCGTGGGAGCTGGTGGGCAACGTGTGGCGGGCGACGAAGACGCGCACGCAGCGGCTGGAGCTGGTGCTGGACTTCGTGCTGGTGGACGGCACGCTGCTGGGGCTCGTCTTCTGGGAGCCGGCGCTGGGGCTGTCCTTCTGGGGCATGCTGCTGGTGGGGCAGATGTCCATCTTCTGGCTCAACCTGGCCGCGCACTTCGAATCGGACTCCACCCGGAGGGACTCGCTGGGGGTGACGTCCACCTCGAAGTTTTATAACTTCTTCTTCTTCAACGCCGGCTATCACCAGGCCCACCACTTCTGGCCGCAGGTGCCGTGGCAGCAGCTGCCCTCGGCCACGCGGGAGCTGGCGGCGTCGGCGCGCGTTCGTCCGACACTGCAAACCTCGCTCTCTCCGATCAATCCGTTGTTCGTGGCGCGGGTGATCCGGAGCTATTCTGCCGAGCCGTGCGATCGGCAGACGGAGTCGACGATTACCTCCGGGACCCCATCGGCCGTTACCTAG
- a CDS encoding helix-turn-helix transcriptional regulator produces the protein MDLCGFIAWQRPDEPFIRRLIEVLDVERTPEAPHRSLVDLRRLESPDPSAFGLFVNYMRQREEDFATSVQRQALVRPEGIIGAVVGGFYSLLSPRYPSRVFTDSSEALSWLGVQEAKAAALQAELNQLVVEATGQSPLLLQLHRVLRPRLVEASLTDTAREMGMSERTLQRRLKEAGTSFQAELNAVQVRTAQQLLLETDMKLTAVAVEVGCASLQHFSSLFRKLVGESPSTWRDQQRKTSPGGSPTASQERPTGE, from the coding sequence GTGGACCTTTGCGGGTTCATCGCGTGGCAGCGGCCGGACGAGCCGTTCATCCGCCGTCTCATCGAGGTGCTGGACGTGGAGCGGACGCCGGAGGCGCCACACCGCTCGCTGGTGGACCTGCGGCGGCTGGAGTCGCCGGACCCCTCGGCCTTCGGGCTCTTCGTGAACTACATGCGGCAGCGGGAGGAGGACTTCGCCACCTCGGTGCAGCGCCAGGCGCTGGTGCGGCCGGAGGGCATCATCGGCGCGGTGGTGGGCGGCTTCTACAGCCTGCTGAGCCCGCGCTACCCCAGCCGGGTGTTCACCGACTCGAGCGAGGCGCTCTCGTGGCTGGGCGTGCAGGAGGCCAAGGCGGCCGCGCTGCAGGCGGAGCTGAACCAGCTGGTGGTGGAGGCCACCGGGCAGTCGCCGCTGCTGTTGCAGCTGCATCGGGTGCTGCGCCCGCGGCTGGTGGAGGCGAGCCTCACGGACACCGCGCGCGAGATGGGCATGTCCGAGCGCACGCTCCAGCGGCGGCTGAAGGAGGCGGGCACGTCCTTCCAGGCGGAGCTGAACGCGGTGCAGGTGCGCACCGCGCAGCAGCTCTTGCTGGAGACGGACATGAAGCTGACGGCGGTGGCCGTGGAGGTGGGCTGCGCCTCGCTGCAGCACTTCAGCAGCCTGTTCCGCAAGCTGGTGGGTGAGTCCCCCAGCACGTGGAGGGATCAGCAGCGCAAGACGTCGCCGGGAGGCTCACCGACGGCCTCGCAGGAGCGGCCCACGGGAGAGTAG
- a CDS encoding glutathione S-transferase family protein produces the protein MKLYYFPQTRGLRARWMLEELAVPYEGAVVNLMKGEQKQPAYLQVHPLGVVPALVDEGQTIIESAAIVMHLADKFPEKGFAPAVGTLERAQYYQWILYAMTEMDPHASAAFVHSHVLPEAQRSPAVVENATKRFKVTAAVVEAHLKGREFLVGNKFSGADVVMGGVLLVASKLGLLGEFPALQAYLGRLVERPAAKKAFA, from the coding sequence ATGAAGCTCTATTACTTTCCGCAGACCCGAGGGTTGCGTGCTCGCTGGATGCTCGAGGAGCTCGCCGTGCCCTATGAGGGGGCGGTGGTGAACCTCATGAAGGGCGAGCAGAAGCAGCCCGCCTACCTGCAGGTGCACCCGCTGGGCGTGGTGCCCGCCCTCGTGGACGAGGGGCAGACGATCATCGAGTCGGCGGCCATCGTGATGCACCTGGCCGACAAGTTCCCGGAGAAGGGGTTCGCTCCCGCGGTGGGGACCCTGGAGCGCGCCCAGTACTATCAGTGGATCCTCTACGCCATGACGGAGATGGATCCGCACGCCTCCGCCGCTTTCGTGCACAGCCATGTCCTGCCCGAGGCCCAGCGCTCTCCGGCCGTCGTCGAGAACGCCACCAAGCGCTTCAAGGTCACCGCCGCCGTCGTCGAGGCGCACCTGAAGGGCCGCGAGTTCCTCGTCGGCAACAAGTTCTCCGGCGCCGACGTGGTGATGGGCGGTGTGCTCCTGGTGGCCAGCAAGCTGGGACTGCTCGGGGAGTTTCCCGCGCTGCAGGCCTACCTGGGCCGGCTGGTGGAGCGCCCGGCCGCCAAGAAGGCCTTCGCGTAG
- a CDS encoding phospholipase D-like domain-containing protein: MRSLQAELLQGRALYREVVLGKLAHARESVWIATANVKAMFVEQGGRFAPVLELFDALASRGVALRLLHAELPSRPFREAFDASERLVRGGLELKVCPRVHFKAVVVDGAWAYLGSANLTGAGLGAKGEDTRNFELGFVTEDFDVIDRVTALYEAVWSGAECRGCRLRSVCPDPILPAGATAAKKRAPDGIRLGQSRRLRR; the protein is encoded by the coding sequence ATGCGAAGCCTCCAGGCAGAGCTGCTCCAGGGCCGTGCGCTCTATCGCGAGGTGGTGCTGGGCAAGCTGGCGCACGCGCGCGAGTCGGTGTGGATCGCCACGGCCAACGTGAAGGCGATGTTCGTGGAGCAGGGCGGGCGCTTTGCTCCGGTGCTGGAGCTGTTCGACGCGCTGGCCTCGCGCGGCGTGGCGCTGCGGCTGTTGCACGCGGAGCTGCCCAGCCGCCCGTTCCGAGAGGCCTTCGACGCGAGCGAGCGGCTGGTGCGCGGAGGGCTGGAGCTGAAGGTCTGCCCGCGCGTGCACTTCAAGGCGGTGGTGGTGGACGGGGCCTGGGCCTACCTGGGCAGCGCCAACCTCACGGGCGCGGGCCTGGGCGCCAAGGGCGAGGACACGCGCAACTTCGAGCTGGGCTTCGTCACCGAGGACTTCGACGTCATCGACCGAGTCACCGCGCTGTACGAGGCCGTGTGGAGCGGCGCGGAGTGTCGCGGCTGCCGGTTGCGCTCGGTCTGCCCCGATCCGATCTTGCCTGCGGGCGCGACAGCGGCGAAGAAGCGGGCGCCCGACGGCATCCGTCTGGGCCAGTCGCGGCGCCTCCGCCGCTGA
- a CDS encoding TetR/AcrR family transcriptional regulator, which produces MVSNGAAKGKRALPQRARKDEDKEARRQLILEEALALYTATSYGEVKMADVAERARLAKGTVFLYFPTKEALFLALLEDLLFAWFETLEERLSAGEGRWTGARVARTVAESLEGQETLTRLLALLQTVLEQNVTVEQVRGFKERLLEAMARAGALVEQRLAFLKPGEGGRFFIHLHALVTGLRQMADVSPVTREVLELPHMAPLRVDFTQELTDALTTLLRGLETR; this is translated from the coding sequence ATGGTCAGCAACGGAGCGGCGAAGGGGAAGCGGGCCCTGCCTCAGCGGGCGCGCAAGGACGAGGACAAGGAGGCGCGGCGGCAGCTCATCCTGGAGGAGGCGCTGGCGCTCTACACGGCCACCTCGTACGGCGAGGTGAAGATGGCGGACGTGGCGGAGCGGGCCCGGCTCGCCAAGGGGACGGTGTTCCTCTACTTCCCGACGAAGGAGGCGCTGTTCCTGGCGCTGCTGGAGGACCTGCTCTTCGCGTGGTTCGAGACGCTGGAGGAGCGGCTGAGCGCCGGTGAGGGGCGGTGGACGGGGGCGCGGGTGGCGCGCACGGTGGCCGAGTCGCTGGAGGGGCAGGAGACGCTGACGCGGCTGCTGGCGCTGCTGCAGACGGTGCTGGAGCAGAACGTCACGGTGGAGCAGGTGCGAGGCTTCAAGGAGCGGCTGCTGGAGGCCATGGCTCGGGCGGGGGCGCTGGTGGAGCAGCGGCTGGCGTTCCTGAAGCCGGGCGAGGGCGGACGCTTCTTCATCCACCTGCACGCGCTGGTGACGGGGCTGCGGCAGATGGCGGACGTGTCCCCGGTGACGCGCGAGGTGCTGGAGCTGCCGCACATGGCGCCGCTGCGCGTGGACTTCACGCAGGAGCTGACGGACGCGCTGACGACGCTGCTGCGCGGGCTCGAGACCCGCTGA
- a CDS encoding SDR family NAD(P)-dependent oxidoreductase yields MTTQTQKQTALITGASSGIGLDFARLFAEGGYDVVLVARTESRLKALADELTAKHGVRARVVAADLSDPAAVRQLMERLKAEDVRVDVLVNNAGYGSYGPFAETDLDSELRMIQVNISALTALTKAVLPGMLARRSGRILNVASTAAFQPGPLMAVYYATKAYVLSFSEALANETRGTGVSVTCLCPGPTKTGFQEQAKMEESKLVKGKDIMDSMTVARVGYEAMQRGQAVIIPGFMNKMLAQGARFLPRSTITSIVRKVQDRAQA; encoded by the coding sequence ATGACGACGCAGACGCAGAAGCAGACGGCCCTCATCACCGGTGCCTCGAGTGGCATCGGCCTGGACTTCGCCCGGCTGTTCGCCGAGGGCGGCTATGACGTGGTGCTGGTGGCGCGCACGGAGTCCAGGCTGAAGGCACTGGCGGACGAGCTGACCGCGAAGCACGGTGTGCGCGCGCGGGTGGTGGCGGCGGACCTGTCGGATCCGGCGGCCGTGCGGCAGCTGATGGAGCGACTGAAGGCGGAGGATGTGCGGGTGGACGTGCTCGTCAACAACGCGGGCTACGGGAGCTACGGGCCGTTCGCGGAGACGGACCTGGACTCGGAGCTGAGGATGATCCAGGTGAACATCTCGGCGCTGACGGCGCTGACGAAGGCGGTGCTGCCGGGGATGCTGGCGCGTCGGAGCGGGCGCATCCTCAACGTGGCCTCCACGGCGGCGTTCCAGCCGGGGCCGCTGATGGCGGTGTACTACGCGACGAAGGCATACGTGCTCTCGTTCTCGGAGGCGCTGGCCAACGAGACGCGAGGCACGGGTGTCTCGGTCACCTGCCTGTGCCCGGGCCCGACGAAGACGGGCTTCCAGGAACAGGCGAAGATGGAAGAGTCCAAGCTGGTGAAGGGCAAGGACATCATGGACTCGATGACGGTGGCGCGCGTCGGCTACGAGGCGATGCAGCGGGGGCAGGCCGTCATCATCCCGGGCTTCATGAACAAGATGCTGGCGCAGGGCGCGCGCTTCCTGCCGCGCAGCACGATCACGAGCATCGTGCGCAAGGTGCAGGACCGCGCCCAGGCCTGA
- a CDS encoding DUF4180 domain-containing protein: MSAQTLELHGVRILELQAEGPQVRDASELISLAWEHQVDLIAIPTARLEETFFKLATGLAGDLVQKFVNYRLRLAILGDISAQVENSKALRGFVYEANQGAHLWFLKDREALVARLASGASAHR; the protein is encoded by the coding sequence ATGAGCGCTCAGACGCTGGAACTTCACGGAGTCCGCATCCTCGAGCTGCAGGCGGAAGGGCCCCAGGTCCGCGACGCCTCCGAGCTCATCAGCCTCGCCTGGGAGCATCAGGTCGACCTGATCGCCATCCCCACCGCGCGTCTCGAGGAGACCTTCTTCAAGCTCGCCACGGGCCTGGCTGGCGATCTCGTCCAGAAGTTCGTCAACTACCGCCTGCGCCTGGCCATCCTCGGCGACATCTCCGCCCAGGTGGAGAACAGCAAGGCGCTCCGCGGCTTCGTCTACGAGGCGAACCAGGGCGCACACCTCTGGTTCCTGAAAGACCGCGAGGCCCTCGTGGCGCGACTGGCCTCCGGGGCGTCCGCTCACCGCTGA
- a CDS encoding helix-turn-helix domain-containing protein → MPQDLYTAEQVADLLGLHVRTIRAYVREGRLKATRIGKQYRIAREDLEALTGRPLSTPEPVRRQRHVDVSSIVEIDAISPQAAMRIANGLIAVANSRDSSEPPLRVDTIYDPERARLKLILSGSLAANTRLLQLVSAYLDSET, encoded by the coding sequence ATGCCCCAGGACCTCTACACCGCCGAGCAGGTCGCGGACCTTCTGGGGCTGCATGTCCGCACGATCCGGGCCTATGTCCGCGAAGGGCGGCTGAAGGCCACGCGCATCGGCAAGCAGTACCGGATCGCTCGCGAGGACCTCGAGGCACTCACGGGTCGCCCCCTCTCGACGCCCGAGCCCGTGCGCCGCCAGCGCCACGTGGACGTCTCCAGCATCGTCGAGATCGACGCCATCTCTCCCCAGGCCGCCATGCGCATCGCCAACGGACTGATCGCCGTCGCCAACAGCCGCGACTCCAGCGAGCCCCCGCTGCGCGTCGACACGATCTACGACCCCGAGCGCGCTCGCTTGAAGCTCATCCTGAGCGGCTCCCTCGCCGCCAACACGCGGCTGCTCCAGCTCGTCTCCGCCTATCTCGACAGCGAGACATGA
- a CDS encoding RpnC/YadD family protein: MGSGTYQYQSEFARKYVAQGLQEGLLKGREEGRHEGEQVALLEVLDARGIEVDDASRAQILACTEQEQLKLWLRKAVTAESVQDLFTNEPPARPVARKAAGPSRSTKASRSRAKR, translated from the coding sequence ATGGGAAGTGGCACCTACCAGTACCAGAGCGAGTTCGCGCGCAAGTATGTGGCCCAGGGCCTCCAGGAGGGACTCCTGAAGGGACGTGAGGAGGGGCGTCACGAGGGTGAGCAGGTTGCCTTGCTCGAGGTGCTCGACGCCCGAGGCATCGAAGTGGATGACGCCTCCCGCGCGCAGATCCTGGCCTGCACGGAGCAGGAGCAACTCAAGCTCTGGCTGCGCAAGGCAGTGACGGCCGAGTCCGTGCAGGACCTCTTCACGAACGAGCCTCCCGCAAGGCCCGTAGCTCGCAAGGCTGCCGGCCCGAGCCGGAGCACCAAGGCTTCCAGGTCCCGAGCCAAGCGGTAG
- a CDS encoding YrhA family protein translates to MTIMSSISGADAYKPFLEQIAVSARKYGEGLQSPCEPESVADLQLRAREQLGAELPPGYAEFLSLHNGLDWDGLVIYSCTTVPIVGHEDRFIEGFVESNLGYRDNDRMKRFLVLGDSDMYLYVYEAQAREFSVIDRVSLDRHEVFATFEEMLAAALRTRVE, encoded by the coding sequence ATGACAATCATGTCTTCCATTTCCGGTGCAGATGCCTACAAGCCGTTCCTGGAGCAGATTGCGGTCAGTGCCCGCAAGTACGGCGAAGGTTTGCAGTCTCCTTGCGAACCGGAGTCAGTCGCTGACCTCCAGCTCCGAGCGCGTGAGCAACTCGGCGCGGAGCTCCCTCCGGGCTACGCGGAGTTCCTGTCGCTCCACAATGGGCTGGATTGGGATGGCCTTGTCATCTACTCGTGCACCACCGTTCCCATCGTTGGGCACGAGGATCGGTTCATTGAGGGGTTCGTCGAGTCGAACCTGGGCTACCGTGATAACGACCGGATGAAGCGGTTCCTCGTGCTTGGCGACTCGGATATGTACCTGTACGTCTACGAGGCCCAGGCAAGGGAATTCAGCGTGATCGATCGTGTGTCTCTGGATCGGCACGAGGTGTTTGCCACCTTCGAGGAGATGCTCGCAGCAGCGTTGCGCACACGGGTGGAGTGA